The Arachis hypogaea cultivar Tifrunner chromosome 16, arahy.Tifrunner.gnm2.J5K5, whole genome shotgun sequence genome contains a region encoding:
- the LOC112758884 gene encoding uncharacterized protein isoform X2, producing the protein MAHSHTNTLIRKQRDLLLVATGHIVATGHHHHTAPCVVVERTASSPPSVARCTASSRVGAPCASVVVVAFSPGVARGCCCLAVCVIAVGEDVVNPGKCEKARLKEMQKMKKQKLQEILDAQNAAIDADMNNKGKGRLKYLLQQTKLFAHFVKGEQSSQKTRGAAMHQK; encoded by the exons ATGGCTCACTCACACACTAATACGCTCATCAGAAAGCAAAGGGATCTTCTTCTCGTAGCCACCGGCCACATCGTTGCCACCGGCCACCACCACCACACTGCTCCCTGCGTTGTCGTTGAACGCACGGCATCGTCGCCTCCGTCTGTGGCTCGCTGCACTGCGTCGTCGCGTGTTGGTGCTCCCTGTGCATCTGTCGTCGTCGTTGCTTTCTCGCCCGGCGTTGCTCGCGGTTGTTGCTGCCTCGCTGTTTGCGTCATCGCTGTG GGTGAAGATGTTGTTAATCCTGGCAAGTGTGAGAAGGCTAGATTGAAAGAGatgcaaaaaatgaaaaaacaaaagcTTCAGGAGATATTGGATGCACAAAATGCAGCCATAGATGCCGATATG AATAATAAAGGAAAAGGAAGACTAAAATATCTCTTACAGCAGACTAAGCTGTTTGCACATTTTGTAAAAGGTGAACAATCATCTCAGAAGACAAGAG GGGCCGCCATGCATCAAAAGTGA
- the LOC112758884 gene encoding uncharacterized protein isoform X1: protein MAHSHTNTLIRKQRDLLLVATGHIVATGHHHHTAPCVVVERTASSPPSVARCTASSRVGAPCASVVVVAFSPGVARGCCCLAVCVIAVGEDVVNPGKCEKARLKEMQKMKKQKLQEILDAQNAAIDADMNNKGKGRLKYLLQQTKLFAHFVKGEQSSQKTRGRGRHASKVTEEEKNEEYLKEEKIEGLPTY from the exons ATGGCTCACTCACACACTAATACGCTCATCAGAAAGCAAAGGGATCTTCTTCTCGTAGCCACCGGCCACATCGTTGCCACCGGCCACCACCACCACACTGCTCCCTGCGTTGTCGTTGAACGCACGGCATCGTCGCCTCCGTCTGTGGCTCGCTGCACTGCGTCGTCGCGTGTTGGTGCTCCCTGTGCATCTGTCGTCGTCGTTGCTTTCTCGCCCGGCGTTGCTCGCGGTTGTTGCTGCCTCGCTGTTTGCGTCATCGCTGTG GGTGAAGATGTTGTTAATCCTGGCAAGTGTGAGAAGGCTAGATTGAAAGAGatgcaaaaaatgaaaaaacaaaagcTTCAGGAGATATTGGATGCACAAAATGCAGCCATAGATGCCGATATG AATAATAAAGGAAAAGGAAGACTAAAATATCTCTTACAGCAGACTAAGCTGTTTGCACATTTTGTAAAAGGTGAACAATCATCTCAGAAGACAAGAGGCAG GGGCCGCCATGCATCAAAAGTGACAGAAGAGGAGAAAAATGAAGAATacctaaaagaagaaaaaattgaagGATTACCAACTTACTAG